The Oncorhynchus clarkii lewisi isolate Uvic-CL-2024 chromosome 29, UVic_Ocla_1.0, whole genome shotgun sequence genome contains a region encoding:
- the LOC139388638 gene encoding aldo-keto reductase Mvan_2161-like isoform X2 produces MSSPLPSFRLNTGAQMPLLGLGTYRLQGKQMHLSVDAALGEGYRAFDTAAVYGNEADLGHALLDLMPKHNLTRADIFLISKLSPADMGSKAREGCARSLERLGLGGYIDLYLIHWPGTEGLEPEDERNAQHRAHSWTVMEELYANGMLRAIGVSNYSPRHLIELLETCRVRPAVLQVEFHPRLTQKKLRVICRDSGVCFQAYSSLGKGALLLEPEVVAMAEGHGRTPSQVLLRWAIQQGVAVLPRSARPKRVRENGQVFDFDLDEGGMERLSDMDSGTRFCKRDPTSVV; encoded by the exons ATGTCTTCCCCCCTGCCCTCCTTTAGACTGAATACCGGGGCTCAGATGCCCCTCCTGGGCCTAGGAACATACAGGCTGCAAGGTAAGCAAATGCACTTGAGTGTTGACGCTGCACTCGGAGAAGGGTATCGTGCCTTTGACACTGCTGCGGTGTACGGCAATGAAGCAGACTTGGGCCATGCCCTGTTGGACCTGATGCCCAAACACAACCTGACCAGAGCAGACATCTTTCTCATCAGTAAGCTGTCCCCAGCGGACATGGGCTCGAAGGCCAGAGAGGGCTGTGCTCGTAGCCTGGAGAGGCTGGGGCTAGGGGGATACATTGACTTGTACCTCATCCACTGGCCTGGAACTGAGGGTCTGGAACCAGAAGATGAGAGGAATGCACAGCATCGAGCCCACAGCTGGACTGTCATGGAGGAGCTCTATGCCAATGGGATGCTCAGAGCAATTGGGGTCTCAAACTACTCTCCAAGGCACCTGATAGAGCTGCTGGAGACCTGCAGGGTGCGCCCTGCCGTGCTGCAG GTGGAGTTCCATCCTAGACTGACACAGAAGAAGCTGAGGGTCATTTGCAGGGACTCGGGAGTCTGCTTCCAGGCGTATTCATCTCTGGGGAAAGGTGCCCTGTTGTTGGAACCAGAAGTTGTTGCTATGGCGGAGGGGCATGGCAGAACTCCCTCCCAGGTGCTCTTGAGGTGGGCCATTCAGCAGGGTGTGGCTGTGTTACCCAGGTCCGCACGGCCCAAGAGGGTGAGAGAAAATGGGCAGGTGTTTGACTTTGACCTGGATGAAGGGGGAATGGAGAGACTGTCTGACATGGACAGTGGAACAAGATTCTGCAAAAGAGATCCCACTAGTGTGGTCTAG
- the LOC139388638 gene encoding aldo-keto reductase Mvan_2161-like isoform X1, with product MSIFFLQPSTPQPFHLALMSSPLPSFRLNTGAQMPLLGLGTYRLQGKQMHLSVDAALGEGYRAFDTAAVYGNEADLGHALLDLMPKHNLTRADIFLISKLSPADMGSKAREGCARSLERLGLGGYIDLYLIHWPGTEGLEPEDERNAQHRAHSWTVMEELYANGMLRAIGVSNYSPRHLIELLETCRVRPAVLQVEFHPRLTQKKLRVICRDSGVCFQAYSSLGKGALLLEPEVVAMAEGHGRTPSQVLLRWAIQQGVAVLPRSARPKRVRENGQVFDFDLDEGGMERLSDMDSGTRFCKRDPTSVV from the exons ATgtccatattttttttacagcCCAGTACTCCCCAGCCCTTCCATCTGGCGTTGATGTCTTCCCCCCTGCCCTCCTTTAGACTGAATACCGGGGCTCAGATGCCCCTCCTGGGCCTAGGAACATACAGGCTGCAAGGTAAGCAAATGCACTTGAGTGTTGACGCTGCACTCGGAGAAGGGTATCGTGCCTTTGACACTGCTGCGGTGTACGGCAATGAAGCAGACTTGGGCCATGCCCTGTTGGACCTGATGCCCAAACACAACCTGACCAGAGCAGACATCTTTCTCATCAGTAAGCTGTCCCCAGCGGACATGGGCTCGAAGGCCAGAGAGGGCTGTGCTCGTAGCCTGGAGAGGCTGGGGCTAGGGGGATACATTGACTTGTACCTCATCCACTGGCCTGGAACTGAGGGTCTGGAACCAGAAGATGAGAGGAATGCACAGCATCGAGCCCACAGCTGGACTGTCATGGAGGAGCTCTATGCCAATGGGATGCTCAGAGCAATTGGGGTCTCAAACTACTCTCCAAGGCACCTGATAGAGCTGCTGGAGACCTGCAGGGTGCGCCCTGCCGTGCTGCAG GTGGAGTTCCATCCTAGACTGACACAGAAGAAGCTGAGGGTCATTTGCAGGGACTCGGGAGTCTGCTTCCAGGCGTATTCATCTCTGGGGAAAGGTGCCCTGTTGTTGGAACCAGAAGTTGTTGCTATGGCGGAGGGGCATGGCAGAACTCCCTCCCAGGTGCTCTTGAGGTGGGCCATTCAGCAGGGTGTGGCTGTGTTACCCAGGTCCGCACGGCCCAAGAGGGTGAGAGAAAATGGGCAGGTGTTTGACTTTGACCTGGATGAAGGGGGAATGGAGAGACTGTCTGACATGGACAGTGGAACAAGATTCTGCAAAAGAGATCCCACTAGTGTGGTCTAG